ttcgCTATACTTTTCGTTGCACCTTTTTCTACCGGTCTTGACGAGAAGATCAACTTTCAAATGCAAAACTGATACAATACCTTCGTACGGGCAGTGGCGAGTCATCGACTTGTCCATTCGATTCCTGAGCCAGCCTAACCGCCAACTCGTGATCTCTTCTTTCTTGTTCAAGTAGTTCACGGTATTTGTTTTCTTCGAACTCCTCTTTCTCCATTTGCGCCTGAAGTATATTCACCTCTTTAACGTTCAGTTAGCAATGCTGAATTTTCAAGAGGAATAAATCAAGTACCTGAAGAACAGCAGCAGCTTTCTGGTCTTCTTTCTCTTGTTTCTTCTTCTGTTCCTCCTCAGCTTTTCTCCTCGTTTCGATATCGTGCTTCTTCCTTCTATTATCCTCCTCCTCTCTCTTCTGccgttcctcctcctccttcttctgtTTCTCATACTCCAATTCCTGCTGGATCTTCTTCAACTTAGCCTGTTCTTCAGCGATCTTCTGTTGTTTCACCATGTTCTGTAGGGACGCCATTTGCTTGTTCACCTGGTTGACCAGATTCGTGTAAAGCGAATCTATTTCAACCGGTCTCATCCTCTCGTTGTCCTTGATCCTTTTGATCGCAGCATCCAAATCATCGTGAAGTCTCTTCAAATCGTTCATAGACTTCTCACGATTCTTCAGTTGCTTCGACGTCTCCTCCATGCCGACCAATTGCGTCCTTAGATTCTTGATTTTAAGGGTCCCTTTTATGCGAGGTCGATGCTGCTTCTTGGCTATGTACATCCTTACCGTTTTCTGCAGAATAATCAGATGGTATCTTCGGTAAATGATCTTGTTCTTCAGTTTGATCACAGACAGAGCGCAGAATTGCATCTTGTTCCAACGAGATCTCAGCAACCACTTCTtcacgttggctaccagcttcTGCAAATTCTCTGGATCCGACTTCATGATCTTGTCAAACTCAGCGAATTTTCCCGGCTTGAAGAACACTCTGGTGATGCCGAACTTGAAGTCCTTCTTGTTCAATTTCAAACTGTGAAGCAGAGCCTCGCAGAAGAACCTAGGCTCCAGTTTAGCCAACTCTGGTGGCAGGTAAGATTTGTACATGTTGTAGAGCTCCTGGAACGGAACTCTGCTCGGATAACCATGTTCCATCAGCTCCAAAACGGAAGTCATGCCGGAACAACGAAGCTGCCCTAAAATGCTGTTTCCGTCAAAGTGGTGGGACACCATGTCATTGTTCGGCTTGATGCAACGAATGAAATTTGTACCATTGCTCTTCAGCTTGTCCATAAGCTCTCCCAATTGTGTCTTGAATTTACTGCCAACGCTAATGAAGGTGAGCTTTCCCTTTTGACTGGAGTTGTTTGAGAACTGTGTTCGAAGGAACTTGTTGTTGCTCTCCTGAATCAAGGCTTCCAAAGAAGCGTGCAAGGCATCGTTATTTTTCTCAATGAATTGATTCGTTTGGTAGCAAACTCCGCCGGCATAATGACGGATCACAAATCCTTCGTCGTCGCGTATTTCTCTGTGGGCTTTCAAACGTGACGTTCGTGGTAAGGTTATTCTGAAGTGGCCGTTCCATACGCGATGAACCTCGCTGGTGAAATGTGCGAAGCTATGCGTAGGCAATTTTGATTCTTCGTCCAGCAGACTGAATATTCCCATGTTCTTCGACTCGATTAAATCTATGCAGTCTTGATTATCCACATAAGATATCTTGGGCACATTGAGGGACTCTCTCGCATAAAGATCTTGCTCATACTTTAAGATCCTCTCGTTGAAGAATTGCTGCAACTTCTCGTTGcaataatttatacaaaattGCTCGAAGGTGTTCACCTTGAAATATTCTGTCAAATAAAACATTAAAAATTACTACTTCAAGAAATTGAACGCGCTGGctttttcgtatgaattaaaTTCAGTATTTACCAAATCCTGCAATATCCAAAACACCAATGTAATAGCTGGAGGCCTTGAATGGAATGCTTTTATTGATACGGCCAACGATATGGTCGAACAGTTTGCTGTAAATAGCCTTGGCCAGAGCATCCCTGGCATTGTTGGCTTCGTAAACCTTCAATGGTACCCTGAAAATGTTGCACGATTAAAGAATCAGCTAGTATTAGTCCCACTGTACTTCGTGGAGTATGCAAACTTACATGATGACGGTTCCTTTGATGCCACCGCGGCTGGTTTGCATAACCTTGGAGACCAAAGCTTGCCTAAGCTCTTCAGGATCAACGCCCAACAACTTGGCGGTCATTATCACTGCCTTTTCGGAACTGGCGCATATCCTCGATCCACCCTTCGTGTCCTCAGGGTTGTCCTCGAACATGATATTCCCCAGATGAAGTACTGCGGCCACCATTGTATAAATTTCCATTCTTTCTGTCTCGGTTAACCCCAATCGTGTTAACGCCTTCAAAGAAAATAGGATTCAGAAGATACACAAAGTTAATGGATATTCTTCTCATGTTATCAAGAATGACATGTTTCGGTTCCGtgacaaaatataaaaaagaaatcaGTTCAGGTTGATAAATGTGCCATGCTTTAAAAAAACAGAGGCGTTACCGTTGCTCTTTCCTGCGTTGTACAAAGATATCCAACAGGCAAAGAGgaaacaaaatgaaaaatcAGTGTGTGTTGGAAGAAATACAGTCTTAACATAGTTGCGGTATAGTAAAAAATGTTAATACTCAAAAATCGAACAACAGAAGGATCAACTGAGCAAACTACTTACCTGATCAATAGCGTTGAATCCCTCGACATCATCCAGAATCGGATCATGCAAGCTACCCTTATTCCCTTGGTCGCGACTTTTCTGGACATCGTTCAACTTTTTCTCCGACTCCTCATTGCAGAAGTACTGTGTGCATCCATTCTTCAGGTAGTAAAAATCATCCGGTTGCGTGATCCCGAGTTTCGCCCGAAGCTCGGGCGGCGCACCAGCACACATCATGTAGAAAACATGATAATTTCTCTCGTCAGAACTTTGGAGACAGACTCTGGACTTCTCCAGAAGATAGTGGGATATGTAGCCGCCGACAACCTGACATTTCGAGTCGAAGTGCACCTCCATAAACTTGCCGAAGCGAgagctgttgttgttcctcttggtCTTGGCATTGCCAAACGCTTCCAGCACAGGGTTCGCTAAGAAAATATGGAAGTTGGATAAATTCTGGATAAATAGGTGCGACGActaattaaaatttaccatctaAAATCTTCTGCTCGATCGGCCCAGCTGTGGATCCCCATAAATCGCACAGATACCGAAGCAGATATTTCGTGGATTCAGTTTTGCCAGCTCCAGACTCGCCAGAAACGATGATGCTCTGCGACTGTTTCAACACTTTCATGTCTCTGAACGCTTTGTCAGCTGAAACAAAACTCATTGTCAGTCACAAGACCGTTTTCAACGTAAAAGAAAGTAGCCACGATCAGCTAATTACATACCAATAGCAAACACATGCGGCGGCGTTTCTCCGAGTGACTTTCCCTGATAGGACTTGATAGTTCTCGGTGAATAGAGATCTTTTACTTCATAATACGGGTTCACCGCGATCAAGATATTGGCGACGTAAGTCTGCGAAGAGATTTCACGAAGTCAATCCGCGTGCTCGTCAAGCGTGACGTTCATATAACCCGaagcaatattattatatcacttacatataTCCTGTCCTTGAAGTAACGAGTGCGTACATTGTTCAGTAGCGTGGCCTCGTTCAGGTACATCAGAGCACCTGGGAACAGGAAAATCAGAGCAAACAGGTGAAAGTGAAGTCTCGAAACAGATCCGCCTGGAGAATCACACGGGGATTCGCGTTCGCAAAGGAAACGACGATAAATCTTGGCTACTGTTCGCGCGAAATGTCTTTCGCGATTATATCTAGATCCCTGGTAATTAACTGCGGTTGTCTCGCTGATGGTATCTGGCGTCTACAATCGATAAAAATAGTCCCACACGGGTTGGTGTGCCATTCACGCGAACAAAAAATATATCTGCAATTCACTTCGTCACCGATTGGGATCAGTAGGATTTATAACTGTACGAGCATTTATTAACTTATCGATCCTCTGAATTCTTCGAGCTAAACGATGGAGACTCTCTGGCATAAAAATCAACTGGAAAATTACAATTGTCTTCCACGTCTTTGGTGTACTCCCCAGCAGGATAAACCTCATCCAGGGGACAGGTGCGCTGAGGATACTTCAGATCGAGTGGCATAATGAGCGCATCCCCATCGACCATGTCCACGAACTTGCCGATTATGAAACCCTCTTGTGGGTCTCGAACCCACACCTGCTGGTTCTCCATGTCGGTCAATGCTCTGCAACCATAcaagaaaatatttaattaagcTGCATAAGACAATGGTACAGGCAAGATGAGTTTTTAAATTGCTTGTAAACGGTTTCCATGGGGTCTAATGGATTGTTTATTGAAAGGGAGGCTCGGACAGTCAAAAGATTAATCAGCCGTAGAATAGCTTTGGAAAGTCCGCTTCCGTTCGGCTAAAATGCGAACAAACAGATCCTCCCACGGGTCGCGGACTCTGGTTTGTAAGGAATTTCCCTTTAGATTTGTAATCCAGCCACCGGAAACGAAAAAATCGTTGTTCCTTTCACCGGATGTCTTCTCCTAGTTTCAGAGAAAGTTTAGATCTCGGTTACTGCTCCAAACGGCCCTCGTTTTCGGCATATAATGAATTGCATAATTACGCCACGCGCGGGATCAACGTAATTGCGCACACGTGACGCGTTAATGTTAATCCGGATCTTCGTGACTGGGATCGCTGACGACACACCACGGATTAGTTTCTGAGATCGCGTTTTAAGGTACGTACGACGAAGATGAAACTTTTGCGCTCGAATGTCATCCCCGAGTCGTCGCACAATTATTCAAGGGAACTTCAACATTATTAACACTGGTTTTACCAATTATTCTTGTGAAACTTGAAAGATAATTTTAAACTAATACTTCAGCCGCTTTCGTAAAATACTGtgaaattaaaattgtcaaTGATATCTATCGATTCATTTGCCAAAAAATAGGGCGCAACTTCTTAtgcataaaatggaaaataatgcCTCGGTAAAATGGAAAAGCTGCTAGACGAAAGAAGTGTCTCTATTTTCGAGTAAAAAAAAACAGTTTGAACAACTGTTCCATTCTGCGAACAGTGACATCACCTCTACTCGGCTCGGATGAACGAGGCTCCACCGGAGTTCAAGTGCAACGcgaacaaagtaaaacaaagtGGTCAACGAATAGAGTCTATCTAACAGAGTGCAAAGAAAACGGTTCAGTCGCCGCTACTGGCTGTCTGTCTAGCTGG
This genomic stretch from Megalopta genalis isolate 19385.01 chromosome 5, iyMegGena1_principal, whole genome shotgun sequence harbors:
- the jar gene encoding myosin heavy chain 95F jaguar isoform X5, whose translation is MTRIARRALTDMENQQVWVRDPQEGFIIGKFVDMVDGDALIMPLDLKYPQRTCPLDEVYPAGEYTKDVEDNCALMYLNEATLLNNVRTRYFKDRIYTYVANILIAVNPYYEVKDLYSPRTIKSYQGKSLGETPPHVFAIADKAFRDMKVLKQSQSIIVSGESGAGKTESTKYLLRYLCDLWGSTAGPIEQKILDANPVLEAFGNAKTKRNNNSSRFGKFMEVHFDSKCQVVGGYISHYLLEKSRVCLQSSDERNYHVFYMMCAGAPPELRAKLGITQPDDFYYLKNGCTQYFCNEESEKKLNDVQKSRDQGNKGSLHDPILDDVEGFNAIDQALTRLGLTETERMEIYTMVAAVLHLGNIMFEDNPEDTKGGSRICASSEKAVIMTAKLLGVDPEELRQALVSKVMQTSRGGIKGTVIMVPLKVYEANNARDALAKAIYSKLFDHIVGRINKSIPFKASSYYIGVLDIAGFEYFKVNTFEQFCINYCNEKLQQFFNERILKYEQDLYARESLNVPKISYVDNQDCIDLIESKNMGIFSLLDEESKLPTHSFAHFTSEVHRVWNGHFRITLPRTSRLKAHREIRDDEGFVIRHYAGGVCYQTNQFIEKNNDALHASLEALIQESNNKFLRTQFSNNSSQKGKLTFISVGSKFKTQLGELMDKLKSNGTNFIRCIKPNNDMVSHHFDGNSILGQLRCSGMTSVLELMEHGYPSRVPFQELYNMYKSYLPPELAKLEPRFFCEALLHSLKLNKKDFKFGITRVFFKPGKFAEFDKIMKSDPENLQKLVANVKKWLLRSRWNKMQFCALSVIKLKNKIIYRRYHLIILQKTVRMYIAKKQHRPRIKGTLKIKNLRTQLVGMEETSKQLKNREKSMNDLKRLHDDLDAAIKRIKDNERMRPVEIDSLYTNLVNQVNKQMASLQNMVKQQKIAEEQAKLKKIQQELEYEKQKKEEEERQKREEEDNRRKKHDIETRRKAEEEQKKKQEKEDQKAAAVLQAQMEKEEFEENKYRELLEQERRDHELAVRLAQESNGQVDDSPLPVRRSEQVRNNQAAMANKKYDLSKWKYSELRDAINTSCDIELLEACRHEFHRRLKVYHAWKARNRRRTTMDENERAPKSIMEAAAKTPRTPIKQSIPQSSQRYFRIPFVRPSVIQQENPPTIIKRGWWYAHFDGQYVARQMELHPDKAPILLVAGIDDMQMCELSLEETGLTRKRGAEVLEHEFNREWEKNGGKPYVPPCDRRK
- the jar gene encoding myosin heavy chain 95F jaguar isoform X2, yielding MTRIARRALTDMENQQVWVRDPQEGFIIGKFVDMVDGDALIMPLDLKYPQRTCPLDEVYPAGEYTKDVEDNCALMYLNEATLLNNVRTRYFKDRIYTYVANILIAVNPYYEVKDLYSPRTIKSYQGKSLGETPPHVFAIADKAFRDMKVLKQSQSIIVSGESGAGKTESTKYLLRYLCDLWGSTAGPIEQKILDANPVLEAFGNAKTKRNNNSSRFGKFMEVHFDSKCQVVGGYISHYLLEKSRVCLQSSDERNYHVFYMMCAGAPPELRAKLGITQPDDFYYLKNGCTQYFCNEESEKKLNDVQKSRDQGNKGSLHDPILDDVEGFNAIDQALTRLGLTETERMEIYTMVAAVLHLGNIMFEDNPEDTKGGSRICASSEKAVIMTAKLLGVDPEELRQALVSKVMQTSRGGIKGTVIMVPLKVYEANNARDALAKAIYSKLFDHIVGRINKSIPFKASSYYIGVLDIAGFEYFKVNTFEQFCINYCNEKLQQFFNERILKYEQDLYARESLNVPKISYVDNQDCIDLIESKNMGIFSLLDEESKLPTHSFAHFTSEVHRVWNGHFRITLPRTSRLKAHREIRDDEGFVIRHYAGGVCYQTNQFIEKNNDALHASLEALIQESNNKFLRTQFSNNSSQKGKLTFISVGSKFKTQLGELMDKLKSNGTNFIRCIKPNNDMVSHHFDGNSILGQLRCSGMTSVLELMEHGYPSRVPFQELYNMYKSYLPPELAKLEPRFFCEALLHSLKLNKKDFKFGITRVFFKPGKFAEFDKIMKSDPENLQKLVANVKKWLLRSRWNKMQFCALSVIKLKNKIIYRRYHLIILQKTVRMYIAKKQHRPRIKGTLKIKNLRTQLVGMEETSKQLKNREKSMNDLKRLHDDLDAAIKRIKDNERMRPVEIDSLYTNLVNQVNKQMASLQNMVKQQKIAEEQAKLKKIQQELEYEKQKKEEEERQKREEEDNRRKKHDIETRRKAEEEQKKKQEKEDQKAAAVLQAQMEKEEFEENKYRELLEQERRDHELAVRLAQESNGQVDDSPLPVRSGSDVRVPSINNKLARSEQVRNNQAAMANKKYDLSKWKYSELRDAINTSCDIELLEACRHEFHRRLKVYHAWKARNRRRTTMDENERAPKSIMEAAAKTPRTPIKQSIPQSSQRYFRIPFVRPSVIQQENPPTIIKRGWWYAHFDGQYVARQMELHPDKAPILLVAGIDDMQMCELSLEETGLTRKRGAEVLEHEFNREWEKNGGKPYVPPCDRRK
- the jar gene encoding myosin heavy chain 95F jaguar isoform X4, producing the protein MTRIARRALTDMENQQVWVRDPQEGFIIGKFVDMVDGDALIMPLDLKYPQRTCPLDEVYPAGEYTKDVEDNCALMYLNEATLLNNVRTRYFKDRIYTYVANILIAVNPYYEVKDLYSPRTIKSYQGKSLGETPPHVFAIADKAFRDMKVLKQSQSIIVSGESGAGKTESTKYLLRYLCDLWGSTAGPIEQKILDANPVLEAFGNAKTKRNNNSSRFGKFMEVHFDSKCQVVGGYISHYLLEKSRVCLQSSDERNYHVFYMMCAGAPPELRAKLGITQPDDFYYLKNGCTQYFCNEESEKKLNDVQKSRDQGNKGSLHDPILDDVEGFNAIDQERATALTRLGLTETERMEIYTMVAAVLHLGNIMFEDNPEDTKGGSRICASSEKAVIMTAKLLGVDPEELRQALVSKVMQTSRGGIKGTVIMVPLKVYEANNARDALAKAIYSKLFDHIVGRINKSIPFKASSYYIGVLDIAGFEYFKVNTFEQFCINYCNEKLQQFFNERILKYEQDLYARESLNVPKISYVDNQDCIDLIESKNMGIFSLLDEESKLPTHSFAHFTSEVHRVWNGHFRITLPRTSRLKAHREIRDDEGFVIRHYAGGVCYQTNQFIEKNNDALHASLEALIQESNNKFLRTQFSNNSSQKGKLTFISVGSKFKTQLGELMDKLKSNGTNFIRCIKPNNDMVSHHFDGNSILGQLRCSGMTSVLELMEHGYPSRVPFQELYNMYKSYLPPELAKLEPRFFCEALLHSLKLNKKDFKFGITRVFFKPGKFAEFDKIMKSDPENLQKLVANVKKWLLRSRWNKMQFCALSVIKLKNKIIYRRYHLIILQKTVRMYIAKKQHRPRIKGTLKIKNLRTQLVGMEETSKQLKNREKSMNDLKRLHDDLDAAIKRIKDNERMRPVEIDSLYTNLVNQVNKQMASLQNMVKQQKIAEEQAKLKKIQQELEYEKQKKEEEERQKREEEDNRRKKHDIETRRKAEEEQKKKQEKEDQKAAAVLQAQMEKEEFEENKYRELLEQERRDHELAVRLAQESNGQVDDSPLPVRRSEQVRNNQAAMANKKYDLSKWKYSELRDAINTSCDIELLEACRHEFHRRLKVYHAWKARNRRRTTMDENERAPKSIMEAAAKTPRTPIKQSIPQSSQRYFRIPFVRPSVIQQENPPTIIKRGWWYAHFDGQYVARQMELHPDKAPILLVAGIDDMQMCELSLEETGLTRKRGAEVLEHEFNREWEKNGGKPYVPPCDRRK
- the jar gene encoding myosin heavy chain 95F jaguar isoform X3 — protein: MENQQVWVRDPQEGFIIGKFVDMVDGDALIMPLDLKYPQRTCPLDEVYPAGEYTKDVEDNCALMYLNEATLLNNVRTRYFKDRIYTYVANILIAVNPYYEVKDLYSPRTIKSYQGKSLGETPPHVFAIADKAFRDMKVLKQSQSIIVSGESGAGKTESTKYLLRYLCDLWGSTAGPIEQKILDANPVLEAFGNAKTKRNNNSSRFGKFMEVHFDSKCQVVGGYISHYLLEKSRVCLQSSDERNYHVFYMMCAGAPPELRAKLGITQPDDFYYLKNGCTQYFCNEESEKKLNDVQKSRDQGNKGSLHDPILDDVEGFNAIDQERATALTRLGLTETERMEIYTMVAAVLHLGNIMFEDNPEDTKGGSRICASSEKAVIMTAKLLGVDPEELRQALVSKVMQTSRGGIKGTVIMVPLKVYEANNARDALAKAIYSKLFDHIVGRINKSIPFKASSYYIGVLDIAGFEYFKVNTFEQFCINYCNEKLQQFFNERILKYEQDLYARESLNVPKISYVDNQDCIDLIESKNMGIFSLLDEESKLPTHSFAHFTSEVHRVWNGHFRITLPRTSRLKAHREIRDDEGFVIRHYAGGVCYQTNQFIEKNNDALHASLEALIQESNNKFLRTQFSNNSSQKGKLTFISVGSKFKTQLGELMDKLKSNGTNFIRCIKPNNDMVSHHFDGNSILGQLRCSGMTSVLELMEHGYPSRVPFQELYNMYKSYLPPELAKLEPRFFCEALLHSLKLNKKDFKFGITRVFFKPGKFAEFDKIMKSDPENLQKLVANVKKWLLRSRWNKMQFCALSVIKLKNKIIYRRYHLIILQKTVRMYIAKKQHRPRIKGTLKIKNLRTQLVGMEETSKQLKNREKSMNDLKRLHDDLDAAIKRIKDNERMRPVEIDSLYTNLVNQVNKQMASLQNMVKQQKIAEEQAKLKKIQQELEYEKQKKEEEERQKREEEDNRRKKHDIETRRKAEEEQKKKQEKEDQKAAAVLQAQMEKEEFEENKYRELLEQERRDHELAVRLAQESNGQVDDSPLPVRSGSDVRVPSINNKLARSEQVRNNQAAMANKKYDLSKWKYSELRDAINTSCDIELLEACRHEFHRRLKVYHAWKARNRRRTTMDENERAPKSIMEAAAKTPRTPIKQSIPQSSQRYFRIPFVRPSVIQQENPPTIIKRGWWYAHFDGQYVARQMELHPDKAPILLVAGIDDMQMCELSLEETGLTRKRGAEVLEHEFNREWEKNGGKPYVPPCDRRK
- the jar gene encoding myosin heavy chain 95F jaguar isoform X1; translation: MTRIARRALTDMENQQVWVRDPQEGFIIGKFVDMVDGDALIMPLDLKYPQRTCPLDEVYPAGEYTKDVEDNCALMYLNEATLLNNVRTRYFKDRIYTYVANILIAVNPYYEVKDLYSPRTIKSYQGKSLGETPPHVFAIADKAFRDMKVLKQSQSIIVSGESGAGKTESTKYLLRYLCDLWGSTAGPIEQKILDANPVLEAFGNAKTKRNNNSSRFGKFMEVHFDSKCQVVGGYISHYLLEKSRVCLQSSDERNYHVFYMMCAGAPPELRAKLGITQPDDFYYLKNGCTQYFCNEESEKKLNDVQKSRDQGNKGSLHDPILDDVEGFNAIDQERATALTRLGLTETERMEIYTMVAAVLHLGNIMFEDNPEDTKGGSRICASSEKAVIMTAKLLGVDPEELRQALVSKVMQTSRGGIKGTVIMVPLKVYEANNARDALAKAIYSKLFDHIVGRINKSIPFKASSYYIGVLDIAGFEYFKVNTFEQFCINYCNEKLQQFFNERILKYEQDLYARESLNVPKISYVDNQDCIDLIESKNMGIFSLLDEESKLPTHSFAHFTSEVHRVWNGHFRITLPRTSRLKAHREIRDDEGFVIRHYAGGVCYQTNQFIEKNNDALHASLEALIQESNNKFLRTQFSNNSSQKGKLTFISVGSKFKTQLGELMDKLKSNGTNFIRCIKPNNDMVSHHFDGNSILGQLRCSGMTSVLELMEHGYPSRVPFQELYNMYKSYLPPELAKLEPRFFCEALLHSLKLNKKDFKFGITRVFFKPGKFAEFDKIMKSDPENLQKLVANVKKWLLRSRWNKMQFCALSVIKLKNKIIYRRYHLIILQKTVRMYIAKKQHRPRIKGTLKIKNLRTQLVGMEETSKQLKNREKSMNDLKRLHDDLDAAIKRIKDNERMRPVEIDSLYTNLVNQVNKQMASLQNMVKQQKIAEEQAKLKKIQQELEYEKQKKEEEERQKREEEDNRRKKHDIETRRKAEEEQKKKQEKEDQKAAAVLQAQMEKEEFEENKYRELLEQERRDHELAVRLAQESNGQVDDSPLPVRSGSDVRVPSINNKLARSEQVRNNQAAMANKKYDLSKWKYSELRDAINTSCDIELLEACRHEFHRRLKVYHAWKARNRRRTTMDENERAPKSIMEAAAKTPRTPIKQSIPQSSQRYFRIPFVRPSVIQQENPPTIIKRGWWYAHFDGQYVARQMELHPDKAPILLVAGIDDMQMCELSLEETGLTRKRGAEVLEHEFNREWEKNGGKPYVPPCDRRK